The Cervus elaphus chromosome 12, mCerEla1.1, whole genome shotgun sequence genome includes a region encoding these proteins:
- the LOC122705221 gene encoding olfactory receptor 4K13-like, whose amino-acid sequence MDLLNNRSTVSDFILVGLSTSQETQIFFFAIFFLIYVAIIIGNLLIVISVIVDNHLHSPMYFFLANLSFFNLCLSSAATPKVISDFLRKHKTISWWGCMIQMFFMHFFGGGEMSLLIAMAIDRYVAICKPLHYKTIMSHRVLTGFLLLSWVIGLIHSTSQMVFTVNLPFCGPNALDSFFCDLPLVIKLACTDTYTLELLVIVNSGFLSLVCFLLLLISYAVMLVTIWQRSSSASSKALSTLSAHITVVTLSFGPAIFIYAFPFNSYSVDKFLSVFYSIITPLLNPIIYTLRNQEMKAAIKRLSKHHTGAGLTH is encoded by the coding sequence ATGGATCTCCTGAATAACAGATCAACTGTTTCTGACTTCATTTTGGTGGGACTTTCTACTTCTCAAGAAactcaaatattcttttttgcaATCTTCTTTCTCATCTATGTCGCCATCATAATAGGAAACCTCCTCATTGTCATCTCTGTGATAGTTGACAACCATCTTCACTCCCCCATGTATTTCTTTCTGGCAaacttatcattttttaatttatgtcttTCTTCTGCTGCAACTCCCAAAGTGATTTCAGACTTCCTTAGAAAACACAAGACCATCTCCTGGTGGGGCTGCATGATCCAGATGTTCTTTATGCACTTCTTTGGGGGTGGAGAGATGTCTCTTCTGATAGCTATGGCCATTGACAGGTATGTCGCCATATGCAAACCCTTGCACTACAAGACCATCATGAGTCACAGGGTGCTCACTGGGTTTCTGCTGCTCTCATGGGTGATTGGGCTTATCCATAGTACAAGCCAGATGGTTTTCACTGTGAATTTACCTTTCTGTGGTCCCAATGCATTGGACAGCTTTTTCTGCGACCTGCCCCTGGTCATCAAGCTTGCCTGCACTGATACTTACACCCTAGAGCTCTTGGTGATCGTGAACAGTGGATTTCTGTCCCTAGTCTGCTTCCTTCTCTTGCTCATATCCTATGCTGTCATGCTGGTCACCATCTGGCAGCGCTCCTCCAGTGCATCCTCCAAGGCTCTGTCTACACTCTCTGCTCACATCACGGTAGTCACTCTCTCCTTTGGCCCTGCCATCTTCATCTATGCTTTCCCATTTAATAGCTACTCTGTAGAtaaatttctttctgtgttttactCTATCATCACTCCTCTCCTTAATCCAATTATTTATACTCTGAGGAATCAGGAAATGAAGGCAGCCATTAAAAGACTAAGCAAACATCATACTGGTGCTGGGCTCACCCACTAA